CTGTCTCAAAGCACCCGGAAGAACAGATTAAAATGTGGTTCTCGACCCAGCGTCTTAAACATGGCATCAGCTGGGCTCCCGAAGAGGTGGAGGAGGCCAGAAAAATGATGTTTAACGGCACCATTCAGACGCCAACAATCACCGTTGTGCCGGCACCGATGCCATCGGCCACCCAAGGCACAACGAACCAGGTTATCCAGGCAGGTGTGCCGTGCCAGCTGGTTGGTCAGACTGGTATCGTCTGGACACAAGTCACAAACGGATCGACAGTGTCCTGCTCTCCCATCACCTTGACGGTAGCTGCCAGCGCAGGCCAAGCCCAGTCTCCGAAGCGGGGTTTGCCACCCTCGCAAGTAGCCGGAGACCCGAAGCGCGCCAACGTTGTCCAGGTTTGTCAGCTCGCCTCGCAGGGGAGTTCCGTTGTGTTTTCCCCGGGTGTCACCGATGCCAACATGAGCCGGAAGAAGACCAAGGAGCAAATGGGGGAACTGAAGGCCAGCTTTGCCATCAGCCAGTTCCCCGACGACGAGGAGGTTTTCCGGCTCGTGCAGGTGACCAAACTCTCCAGGTCCGAGATCAAGAAGTGGTTCAGCGACAATCGCTACCGCACACAGAAGGGCCATTCCAGCCACGCTGCCAATGAAATCGTGGTCACCATCCCCCAGGACCCACCCGCGGCAGGCCACCCGAATCGGAAATCTGGATGGAATAACTTCTCTGATTTTGGGCCGCAGAAGTTCAAAGAGAAAAGTACCGATCAGCTGAAGGTGCTTGAGGAGAGCTTTCAATCTAGCTCCTTCCCCACGGACGAGGAGAAAGAAAGATTGCGGTCAGAGTCCAAACTAACCAGGAGGGAGATCGACGCCTGGTTCTCTGAACGCAGGAGGCTTCGAGACTCGCTGGAAGGAGCCATCGTAGAAACGAGCAAACCGTTCTTCAATCACGATGTGAAACCAGAGACCATAAAATCAGAAGCACAAGACGCAGCTGACACCAGCCACACCCAATCTTCCCTTTTGGTTGCAAATTGTCCAGTCAAGTCTAGGACCCCTCCGCCAAACGCAGGACTGCAGCATATTAAAACGACAAGTCCAATTGACAAATCTCATAAGAAAAGTCAGGAGCAGCTGCACATCCTAAAGAGTGCGTTTGCGCGCACGCAGTGGCCATCAGTAGAGCAATATGACAGTTTAGCGGTGCAGAGCGGGCTGCCAAGAAATGACATTGTCCGTTGGTTTGGCGACAACAGATATGCAATTAAAAACGGCAACTTGAAATGGCTTGACCAGTACCAAAGAGCAAACCGAGAAAGTCACAATGGCCAGAATAATCTCAATGGCAATGAGCGACGGGGGTATAGCAAAGGTCATAAAACAGCTGGAGTTTGGGGTGGAATAGGGCACTCCACGCACAGCCGGGCCGGTAAAACCGTCCTATTCCAATATTACTTGCGGCACAGGCAGCTCCGGGAGGAAGACCTCGATGAGTTGGTTTCAAAGTCCAACATGAGCTACGAACAGGTCAGGGACTGGTTTGCAGAAAAACAAACAGAAGATGCCATGGACACGTCCGAGAGCAATAGCAGAGACGGCCAATATAGTgacgaggaggaggagtggggtgaGGTAGAGGACATCAGTGAGAGAGATGAAAATGTTGTCTCTGAGTACACAGGCAGCTGGGCACACACATCACAATGTGGCTCAACTGAGTTTAATGAACTGGATTCTGAAAGAATGTCTGCTGAAAATTCCACAATATAGCTAAGGTAAAGGACTTGATTATTTAATTTCCCATCCACCAGCACTGGGTAGAATTGTGTGTGGAGACTCTTGGTGGCATGAATGAGAACGTTAAGAGATGGGAACAGGAGTAGACGTTAGCCCTTcacacctgctccgccattcggttAAGTCGTTGTCAATCTTctaccttaactccactttcctgcattattccccataccccttgatccccttAGCGTCTGGAGAATTAATTGATCTTAGTCTGGAATATACTCAGCATCCACAGCTCCCTGCTGCAGGCCAGATACAGGTTGGCCCCTTTAAGTTGATGTTTAAAGGGCCCTCGTGCCTAAATCAGCCCCACACCCACCAGAAACAAAATTAGCAGGGTTGTTGATTGTGACCCCTATTTTCCTGTCTGGGGAATGGAACCATtatcccagcatctaccctgtcaagccccttaggaattctatgttttactgagatcgcctctcattctgctaaactcttAAGGAATATGTAGCCCATTCTATCGACCTCTTCCTGTAGGATAATCTCCACATTgagcctttgttgcactccctctcagGCAAGGAGATCTGACCATAGATACAAATATTGGATAGAGGTACACCGTATTGGACAAAGGTAGTTTCACCAAAGCCCTCCAGAATTGTAGGAAGACTTCGCTCCTGTACTCTAACCTCTCTATAATAAAGGTTACATACCATTTTCTTTTACAAAATGGCATTTTGTGGTGACATCagtgagtccagttcagttttttggTATTACCCCTTGTTGATTTGGCAGACTGTATCGGTTAAAACTGAAAATGGAATTCTTTTGACAGTGACGGAAGGGCAGCAGATTacaatttgtttttgtttgtgtgaatcCCCACTCTGTTAAAATCTGAAAATTTCTTGAAGCAAGTTGTTGAACCAAATGGCATAAGAGTTAAGGATTTAAAAATGACATAGCCGGTTGGATTTGAATCCATGGAAGACAGAGCGGACAAACAACTCCTTGCTTTGCAGGCTGGAATACACCTCAAAAACAAATGCATTTTGGCACTCTTGTATTGATACTGAATTTGGTATAGGTCACCCCAAGCCCAAAACTAAAATCATTTATTATTTTGGAGAAGTGCAATCCCATATTCATCAATTGTGTTGACATTTTTTCTTTATTCTCTCTTGAGGGATGGGTGTctacatttgttacccatccctattgccattgggaaggtggtggtggtgagtggcCGCCTTGAGCCCACATGACATTGGTACATACACATTGCTGTTGGCAAAGACATTCCAGGATCTTGATCCGGCAGTGACCGATTTCTGGCAATTCCTCAGAACAAGATAGCTGCATTTATACAGTTAATATATGTCCCATtgcgcttcacaggaacattatcgggcagtggatggggggggggggggctgcgattaCCATCAAGGTacgtttgggaaaaaaaattgaatGCTCATGTTGAATGAATTGTCCGATTGGGGACCTGGGTGTGGACAATGTAATGTTTCTTTCTTTTAAGGACAAAAGTTAAATTATTTTTCTGTTTCCCTGGAACCATGGTGATGTATTCAACATGGTCAAGTATTTTATCTGAGTGAAGAGTTTGTTTCTGTCATGAACGTGGAATAGGCTTGCAAGAGTAGACTGTGGGACACCATCCCGACTGCACCCCCCCGCACGCAGTTACCCCGAGGCCTGATTGTCTTCCATAATCTCAGTTTGCTCCGATTCTGTGCTAACTGGGCCAATGATACTTCAGTTTGCTGAGTCTTGTGCCTTGTTTTGTACCCGTGACCTTTCTGTTCTGCATGACACCTTCCAAAGATTGCACCACGGTATTGTTACACCATCAAAAAACATTTAAACCCTTGGGTTATCCTGCATAAATACATGTTGCAATTTCCAACT
This Scyliorhinus torazame isolate Kashiwa2021f chromosome 11, sScyTor2.1, whole genome shotgun sequence DNA region includes the following protein-coding sequences:
- the LOC140385100 gene encoding zinc fingers and homeoboxes protein 2-like, translated to MASKRKSTTPCMVRATDVLEQDPDLEMDGNAGDQSPHPLSEESWPADNGVSDGDQTVEKTALDNQQAKKLEGGYECKYCTFESQDLNEFTEHVDTIHPNVILNPFYVCAVCNFTTKRYDTFTDHNGKHHQGESNFKLKLIKRNNQTILEQTIEDPTNIGNADREAITPAGISISKTPIMKMIKSKADGKRINVLARVKDEFNAKQESKMEGNNTDIVHHANGGLLIPETVLKDGVPHVMPSIQPPPNINLIPKVMIPMHGSKYNAAMDVNKRLIGSFNKFPYPTQAELSWLTAVSKHPEEQIKMWFSTQRLKHGISWAPEEVEEARKMMFNGTIQTPTITVVPAPMPSATQGTTNQVIQAGVPCQLVGQTGIVWTQVTNGSTVSCSPITLTVAASAGQAQSPKRGLPPSQVAGDPKRANVVQVCQLASQGSSVVFSPGVTDANMSRKKTKEQMGELKASFAISQFPDDEEVFRLVQVTKLSRSEIKKWFSDNRYRTQKGHSSHAANEIVVTIPQDPPAAGHPNRKSGWNNFSDFGPQKFKEKSTDQLKVLEESFQSSSFPTDEEKERLRSESKLTRREIDAWFSERRRLRDSLEGAIVETSKPFFNHDVKPETIKSEAQDAADTSHTQSSLLVANCPVKSRTPPPNAGLQHIKTTSPIDKSHKKSQEQLHILKSAFARTQWPSVEQYDSLAVQSGLPRNDIVRWFGDNRYAIKNGNLKWLDQYQRANRESHNGQNNLNGNERRGYSKGHKTAGVWGGIGHSTHSRAGKTVLFQYYLRHRQLREEDLDELVSKSNMSYEQVRDWFAEKQTEDAMDTSESNSRDGQYSDEEEEWGEVEDISERDENVVSEYTGSWAHTSQCGSTEFNELDSERMSAENSTI